A stretch of Haemophilus influenzae DNA encodes these proteins:
- the tamA gene encoding autotransporter assembly complex protein TamA, producing the protein MKKKSLKLTALFLALSCFPAFAEQTVDIEVQGIRGFRAVRNTDLNVNLINKEEMDGSERYQHLVTKAVDRGLRVFGYYESSVRFERKQRQGKRDLLIAHVTPGEPTKIAGTDVQIEGEAAQDENFNALRKNLPKDGVLVEHQTYDDYKTAISRLALNRGYFDGNFKISRLEISPETHQAWWRMLFDSGVRYHYGNITFSHSQIRDDYLNNILNIKSGDPYLMNNLSDLTSDFSSSNWFSSVLVQPNINHKSKTVDIEIILYPRKKNAMELGVGFATDGGVHGQIGWTKPWINSRGHSLRSNLYLSAPKQTLEATYRMPLLKNPLNYYYDFAVGWEGEKENDTNTRVLTLSALRYWNNAHGWQYFGGLRTRYDSFTQADITDKTLLLYPTVGFTRTRLRGGSFATWGDVQKITFDLSKRIWLSESSFIKVQASSAWVRTYAENHRIVARAEIGYLHTKGIEKIPPTLRFFAGGDRSVRGYGYKKIAPKNKNGKLVGGSRLLTASLEYQYQVYPNWWAATFADSGLAADNYTAKELRYGAGVGVRWASPVGAIKFDIATPIRDKDNSKNIQFYIGLGTEI; encoded by the coding sequence ATGAAGAAAAAATCGCTAAAACTCACCGCACTTTTTTTAGCATTAAGTTGCTTTCCCGCATTTGCTGAACAAACTGTTGATATTGAAGTTCAAGGCATTCGTGGTTTCCGTGCTGTGCGTAATACAGATCTCAATGTTAATTTGATTAATAAAGAAGAAATGGATGGCTCCGAACGCTATCAACATTTGGTAACCAAAGCCGTGGATCGTGGTTTGCGTGTGTTTGGTTATTATGAATCTTCCGTGCGTTTTGAACGAAAACAGCGTCAAGGCAAACGCGATTTATTGATTGCTCATGTTACACCAGGCGAGCCAACAAAAATTGCGGGGACTGATGTGCAAATTGAGGGGGAAGCCGCACAAGATGAAAATTTTAATGCATTGCGTAAAAACTTACCGAAAGATGGCGTTTTGGTTGAGCACCAAACTTACGATGATTACAAAACAGCGATTTCACGCTTGGCATTAAATCGTGGGTATTTTGATGGGAACTTTAAAATTTCACGTTTAGAAATCAGCCCTGAAACCCATCAAGCATGGTGGCGAATGTTATTTGATAGTGGTGTCCGTTATCATTATGGCAATATTACTTTTAGCCATTCACAAATTCGGGATGATTACTTAAATAATATTCTTAACATCAAATCTGGTGATCCGTATTTAATGAATAATTTGTCGGATTTAACCAGCGATTTTTCATCTTCAAATTGGTTTAGCTCAGTATTAGTTCAGCCTAATATCAATCATAAAAGTAAAACGGTAGATATAGAAATCATTCTTTATCCACGTAAAAAAAATGCGATGGAACTCGGTGTGGGCTTTGCTACTGATGGCGGCGTTCACGGACAAATAGGCTGGACAAAACCTTGGATTAATAGCCGTGGACATAGTTTGCGTTCAAATCTTTATCTCTCTGCACCAAAACAAACTCTAGAGGCAACTTATCGAATGCCACTGCTTAAAAATCCATTAAATTATTACTATGATTTTGCCGTCGGTTGGGAAGGGGAAAAAGAGAACGATACCAATACGAGAGTGCTTACGTTGTCAGCGTTACGTTATTGGAATAATGCGCATGGTTGGCAATATTTTGGCGGACTTCGTACGCGATACGACAGTTTTACACAAGCGGATATCACTGATAAAACCTTACTTCTTTATCCAACTGTTGGATTTACTCGTACTCGATTACGTGGTGGTTCCTTTGCCACTTGGGGCGATGTGCAAAAAATTACTTTTGATTTAAGCAAACGAATTTGGCTATCAGAATCTTCTTTTATAAAAGTGCAAGCATCTAGCGCGTGGGTTCGTACTTATGCAGAAAATCATCGTATCGTTGCTCGTGCTGAAATCGGGTATTTACATACAAAAGGTATTGAAAAAATTCCGCCTACACTGCGTTTCTTTGCTGGTGGCGATCGTAGTGTGCGCGGTTACGGCTATAAAAAAATTGCGCCTAAAAATAAAAACGGAAAATTAGTTGGTGGTTCGCGATTGCTTACCGCTTCTTTAGAATATCAATATCAAGTCTATCCAAATTGGTGGGCGGCAACTTTTGCAGATAGTGGATTAGCTGCCGATAATTACACGGCAAAAGAATTGCGTTATGGTGCAGGCGTTGGTGTGCGTTGGGCATCGCCAGTTGGTGCGATTAAATTTGATATTGCCACACCCATTCGTGATAAAGATAACAGCAAAAATATTCAATTTTACATTGGACTTGGTACAGAAATTTAA
- the tamB gene encoding autotransporter assembly complex protein TamB translates to MTEQLQPSETSPKLPEKPNKKHWVRKAVCIGSAVIFIPVLGVAGVLSFDAGQRGLIQLVDKMLDSFSVEQIEGGLQNGLVLKNVRYQTAGIETHIAQARLQLDFGCLLSREVCLRDFTLNKPTIAINTALLPPSAPDNSKSGSMKRISLPISINAENLVVQDLSVNIDQTNITLGNFKSAVSLNNEKGLTIAPTEINDISVIAKKLPEGKPELKAKQPNKPVDWAAIEQSLTPAFLGNVSDIILPFDLHIPEISGKNWQYQAVNEKDETLQSVEMSSLIAQADTVDNQLQLQKLAVESSLGNLSSQGKLQLDGDMPLDLTLKSHLEPLKSAGKEILPESDVDLTLSGSLKKSTALSVKTKGVLDAELNGNVQLAQDKMPLNLTLNVAKGQYTFVNTMTPLKINDVTLKLTGDLLNYHAEFKGNVAGMNYIPASQVDFNADGKLYEITVNKLGIASLDGKSEFVGNANWKNGANWDIQADLEKMNIGFFVPVMPAILSGKLHSRGFADSQGWQVEVPTADLNGILSAKPISLKGSATLNQNVLLTVPDLQIRYGENYLKASGVLDDHSDFVLDIDAPNLRGLWSDLKGRVAISGQITTPNLDLDLTSSNLHLQGFQLAKASIKGHINNTPLSSGKLNIKSEQLHYGENIKLHLLDLDLSGDEQNHKLILKSQGEPVAANLQINGHFDRTLEQWKGTLSQAKFETPIGDVKSNQAIAVSYDNKQTQANIAAHCWQNTDIELCFPQAFNAGKQGNIPFQFKRVNLDLMNKLIEQDSLKGNLQAQGNVAWFTDKPFQFSTKVDGNHLAFSQKLDYRTFKLDIPKLTLNADIQNNNLVLKTDINLHNQGRIVGDIRLNDFVKTRQLGGTLAIERLNLSIANQLLTSGESVNGKVVSKLSFGGNLEKPLLNGDFNIRNIRTKLKSMPVNITDGDIALRFNGNRSTLQGKIETVDSHLNLTGRANWANIEHWTTELNAQANNFNVDIPSMAKLRFSPDITIKANPKELNLSGTVDIPWARIKIDSLPDTAEPVSEDEVILNGPHKSKEELIKREFAAKTKSGMDIRSDLRINIGKDVSLDAYGLKTNLDGLLSVKQDKGNLGLFGQINLTKGRYASFGQDLLIRKGLISFSGQAAQPTLNIEAIRNPETMEDSKITAGVRVIGIADSPEVTIFSEPSKPQDQALSYLLTGRSLESSGEVGSTGSVGAALIGLGISKSGKLVGSIGEVFGIQDLNLGTSGVGDKSKVTVSGNITNRLQIKYGVGLFDGLAEVTLRYRLMPQLYFQSVSSTNQVFDLLYKFEF, encoded by the coding sequence ATGACAGAACAACTACAACCATCAGAAACTTCACCAAAATTACCTGAGAAACCTAATAAAAAACATTGGGTACGCAAGGCTGTTTGTATCGGAAGTGCGGTCATTTTTATACCTGTTTTAGGTGTTGCTGGAGTGCTTTCTTTCGATGCGGGGCAAAGAGGTTTAATTCAACTTGTCGATAAAATGCTTGATAGTTTTTCCGTTGAGCAAATTGAAGGCGGATTACAAAATGGCTTGGTGTTAAAGAATGTTCGTTATCAAACCGCTGGGATTGAGACACATATTGCACAAGCACGTTTACAGCTCGATTTTGGTTGTTTGCTTTCACGTGAAGTTTGTTTACGAGACTTCACCTTAAATAAACCGACCATTGCGATTAATACTGCATTATTGCCTCCATCGGCACCTGATAATTCAAAGTCTGGCTCAATGAAGCGTATTTCCTTGCCAATTAGTATCAATGCAGAAAATTTGGTGGTGCAAGATTTATCTGTAAACATTGATCAGACTAATATTACGCTTGGAAATTTTAAAAGTGCGGTAAGTTTAAATAATGAAAAAGGCTTAACTATTGCGCCGACTGAAATTAACGATATTTCAGTGATTGCAAAAAAATTGCCCGAAGGTAAACCTGAGCTGAAAGCCAAACAGCCGAATAAACCTGTAGATTGGGCTGCGATTGAGCAATCTTTAACGCCTGCTTTTTTAGGCAATGTATCAGACATAATTCTTCCTTTTGATTTACATATTCCTGAAATTTCAGGCAAAAACTGGCAGTATCAAGCAGTGAATGAAAAAGACGAAACGCTTCAATCTGTTGAAATGTCTAGTTTAATTGCACAGGCGGATACCGTCGATAACCAACTGCAATTACAAAAATTAGCGGTAGAAAGCTCGTTGGGTAATCTTTCTTCACAAGGTAAATTACAACTCGATGGCGATATGCCGCTAGATTTAACTTTAAAATCCCATTTGGAGCCGTTGAAATCCGCTGGAAAAGAAATTCTGCCAGAGAGTGATGTGGATCTTACGCTTTCGGGATCATTGAAAAAATCCACCGCACTTTCTGTGAAAACAAAAGGCGTATTAGATGCTGAACTGAATGGCAACGTGCAATTAGCACAAGATAAAATGCCCTTAAACCTCACATTAAACGTGGCAAAAGGACAATACACTTTTGTAAACACAATGACGCCACTCAAAATTAATGATGTGACGCTTAAACTCACGGGGGATTTACTGAATTATCACGCCGAATTTAAGGGCAATGTGGCAGGAATGAATTATATTCCCGCATCTCAAGTAGACTTTAATGCCGACGGCAAACTTTATGAAATAACCGTAAATAAATTGGGGATAGCTTCATTAGACGGTAAAAGTGAATTTGTGGGTAATGCAAATTGGAAAAATGGTGCAAACTGGGATATTCAAGCCGATTTAGAAAAAATGAATATTGGTTTTTTTGTTCCAGTTATGCCTGCCATATTATCGGGTAAATTACATTCTCGCGGTTTTGCGGACTCTCAAGGTTGGCAAGTGGAAGTGCCTACAGCTGATTTAAATGGAATATTGTCTGCAAAACCAATTAGCTTGAAAGGTTCTGCAACGCTTAATCAAAATGTACTTCTAACCGTGCCTGATTTACAGATTAGATATGGCGAAAATTATCTTAAAGCCAGTGGCGTATTAGATGATCATTCTGATTTTGTGCTAGATATAGATGCACCAAATTTACGTGGTTTATGGTCAGATTTAAAAGGGCGAGTAGCGATTTCTGGTCAAATTACGACACCTAATCTTGATCTTGATTTAACTTCATCCAATTTACATTTACAAGGTTTTCAGTTAGCTAAAGCAAGTATAAAAGGTCATATAAACAATACCCCACTCTCGAGTGGAAAATTGAATATTAAATCAGAACAACTTCATTATGGCGAAAATATTAAACTCCATTTACTTGATCTTGATTTATCAGGCGATGAACAAAATCACAAATTAATCCTAAAATCTCAAGGCGAGCCTGTTGCTGCAAATTTACAAATTAACGGCCATTTTGACCGCACTTTGGAACAGTGGAAAGGCACACTTTCCCAAGCAAAATTTGAAACCCCAATTGGCGATGTAAAATCTAACCAAGCTATTGCGGTGTCTTACGATAACAAACAAACACAAGCCAATATTGCCGCACATTGCTGGCAAAACACAGATATAGAATTATGTTTCCCACAAGCATTCAATGCAGGCAAGCAAGGTAATATCCCTTTCCAATTCAAACGTGTTAATTTGGATTTAATGAATAAACTTATCGAACAAGATAGCCTCAAAGGAAACTTGCAAGCGCAAGGTAATGTGGCTTGGTTTACGGATAAACCATTCCAATTTAGCACAAAAGTAGATGGCAATCATTTAGCTTTCTCTCAAAAATTGGATTACCGCACGTTTAAATTAGATATTCCAAAATTAACCCTTAATGCCGACATTCAAAATAATAATTTGGTTTTAAAAACAGACATCAATTTGCATAATCAAGGCAGAATTGTAGGCGATATTCGTTTAAATGATTTTGTTAAAACTCGCCAACTTGGCGGAACCCTTGCGATAGAACGATTAAACTTGTCGATCGCAAATCAGCTACTTACTAGCGGTGAATCAGTGAATGGTAAGGTAGTCTCGAAGTTGAGTTTCGGCGGGAATTTAGAGAAACCATTATTAAATGGTGACTTCAATATTCGTAATATTCGTACCAAATTGAAATCTATGCCAGTCAATATTACAGATGGCGATATTGCCCTACGCTTTAATGGTAACCGTTCAACATTGCAAGGGAAAATCGAAACAGTAGATAGTCACTTAAACTTAACTGGACGTGCAAACTGGGCGAATATTGAACATTGGACGACAGAATTGAATGCACAAGCAAATAATTTCAACGTGGATATTCCATCTATGGCGAAGCTACGTTTCAGTCCAGATATCACGATAAAAGCCAATCCTAAGGAATTGAATTTAAGCGGAACAGTGGATATTCCTTGGGCACGTATTAAAATTGACAGTCTGCCAGATACTGCTGAGCCAGTCAGCGAAGATGAAGTGATTTTAAACGGCCCGCACAAGAGCAAAGAAGAACTGATTAAACGTGAATTTGCCGCAAAAACGAAATCAGGAATGGATATTCGCTCTGATTTACGCATCAATATTGGTAAAGACGTCAGCCTTGATGCCTATGGCTTAAAAACCAATCTTGATGGTTTACTTTCTGTGAAACAAGACAAAGGCAATTTAGGTTTATTCGGGCAAATCAATTTAACCAAAGGTCGCTATGCTTCTTTCGGACAAGATTTACTCATTCGTAAAGGGCTTATTAGTTTTTCTGGGCAAGCGGCACAACCTACGTTGAATATTGAGGCTATTCGTAATCCTGAAACAATGGAAGACAGCAAAATTACTGCTGGAGTGAGAGTGATTGGCATAGCCGATAGCCCAGAAGTCACTATTTTCAGTGAACCAAGCAAACCACAAGATCAAGCACTTTCTTATTTATTAACAGGTCGTTCGTTAGAAAGTAGTGGAGAAGTGGGTTCAACGGGATCAGTTGGTGCAGCATTAATTGGTTTAGGCATTTCAAAGAGCGGTAAATTAGTGGGCAGTATTGGCGAAGTTTTTGGTATTCAAGACTTAAACCTTGGTACATCTGGCGTGGGCGATAAATCTAAGGTTACAGTAAGTGGCAATATTACCAATCGCTTACAAATAAAATATGGCGTAGGTTTATTTGATGGGTTAGCAGAAGTTACATTACGTTATCGCCTAATGCCACAGCTTTATTTTCAATCCGTTTCTAGCACAAACCAAGTGTTTGATTTACTTTATAAATTTGAATTTTAG